One Natronomonas moolapensis 8.8.11 genomic region harbors:
- a CDS encoding FtsZ/tubulin family protein translates to MATNTFTRWSVIASGEGGGRVASQFFERAENPGIDERILVMNTNRSDLRNTIDRLEEHIGPSDDEDQLMGNHAIEFGSQAGAGNFFPNGEACAREDIDRIVNNISNLAGNTDAFMHIATLGGGTGNGSIPYIIDQFKNGLPDAVDENVEDWMGSVIHAAFGIWPYYYEQPQRHFNAVCGLSRLLRTGNERQNADMVLLASNSHLEDSDSEGDDQYGSINNAIIRAIDLMIGAGRETRSVIDIKDYVTIPSQMDTYHFTPAVSTGLDGSVFELEYMLEKASENAYVPMDVETTQAAYAIVRAPEAMIDNDEISEPDVYDAFRDWTSSHGLNVAGQASLTPKRGRGSDVDVLLLLGGFSLDPLLDHSWDDFEMLGESLSGSGSGKSKLTRAELDRIVSNLEEYADHNIGK, encoded by the coding sequence ATGGCAACAAATACGTTTACCAGATGGAGTGTGATTGCGTCAGGGGAGGGTGGTGGACGAGTCGCCTCACAGTTCTTTGAACGCGCAGAAAATCCTGGAATCGATGAACGGATACTGGTCATGAACACGAACCGTTCTGATCTTCGAAACACAATTGACCGGCTCGAAGAACATATTGGGCCCTCAGATGACGAAGATCAGCTTATGGGCAATCATGCTATTGAGTTCGGATCTCAAGCGGGAGCTGGTAACTTCTTCCCAAATGGGGAAGCATGTGCTCGAGAGGATATCGATAGAATTGTTAACAATATCAGTAATCTAGCTGGCAACACGGACGCCTTCATGCATATCGCGACGCTGGGTGGCGGAACCGGAAATGGTTCAATTCCGTACATTATTGATCAATTCAAGAATGGTCTTCCCGATGCTGTAGACGAGAATGTTGAGGACTGGATGGGTAGCGTCATCCATGCAGCATTCGGAATATGGCCGTACTATTATGAGCAGCCGCAGCGACATTTTAATGCGGTCTGTGGGCTCTCGCGGCTATTACGGACAGGGAACGAAAGGCAGAATGCAGATATGGTCCTACTGGCGTCCAATTCGCATCTTGAGGACTCTGATAGTGAAGGAGACGATCAGTATGGTTCAATCAATAACGCGATAATCAGAGCGATTGATTTGATGATTGGGGCTGGGCGGGAAACTAGGAGTGTTATCGATATCAAGGACTACGTAACTATCCCTTCTCAAATGGACACATATCACTTTACACCTGCTGTTTCGACTGGTTTAGATGGATCTGTCTTCGAGCTTGAGTATATGCTAGAGAAAGCATCTGAAAATGCATATGTGCCGATGGATGTCGAAACGACGCAAGCCGCGTATGCGATTGTTCGAGCACCAGAGGCAATGATTGACAATGATGAGATTTCTGAACCGGATGTCTATGATGCGTTTCGAGATTGGACAAGTAGCCATGGACTTAATGTGGCAGGACAGGCCAGCCTAACACCAAAACGTGGAAGGGGGAGCGATGTCGATGTTTTGCTTCTATTGGGCGGATTTAGCCTAGATCCCCTTTTAGATCACTCTTGGGATGATTTCGAAATGTTAGGTGAAAGTCTATCTGGGTCAGGCAGCGGCAAGTCTAAACTTACCCGCGCAGAACTTGATAGAATCGTTTCAAATCTTGAAGAGTACGCAGACCACAACATCGGGAAATAA